The Fulvia fulva chromosome 6, complete sequence genome includes a window with the following:
- a CDS encoding Short-chain dehydrogenase/reductase SAT3 yields MAHFAGPTPIGVPPKIMDPNTVDPTKLFGVKGMVVVITGGGTGIGLMMTKAFANNGAAKAYIVGRRKEKLEEAAREASPHGNVIPIVGDATSKDSLRRVAEQTKNETGYVNLVCANSGWYSPPISAEPNEATLEEYADACMEQNMEDWNTGFATNTTAVAFTTFAFLKLLDAGNKAQNFAGIKSQVLVTTSIAGYLRNPLGFSAYPMTKAATTHLVKSLSGALVPYSIRVNGIAPGLFPGDLSAGITRSKGDPCVEGAFEKGFIPAERLGATSDMAGTVLYMASPAGAYLNGCVNVVDGGRIGQIAGTY; encoded by the exons ATGGCCCACTTTGCAGGACCCACCCCGATTG GAGTACCGCCCAAGATCATGGATCCCAACACGGTAGACCCGACCAAGCTCTTCGGCGTCAAGGGCATGGTCGTCGTTATCACCGGCGGTGGCACAG GAATTGGCCTAATGATGACCAAAGCCTTTGCCAACAACGGCGCAGCAAAGGCCTACATAGTCGGTCGCCGCAAAGAGAAACTTGAGGAAGCTGCCCGAGAGGCCTCACCACACGGCAATGTTATTCCCATCGTCGGCGATGCCACCTCGAAAGACTCCCTCCGCCGAGTCGCTGAACAGACCAAGAACGAAACCGGCTACGTGAACCTCGTCTGTGCGAATAGTGGATGGTACTCTCCGCCCATTAGCGCGGAGCCGAACGAGGCGACGTTGGAGGAGTATGCTGATGCTTGCATGGAGCAGAATATGGAGGATTGGAACA CCGGCTTCGCCACCAACACCACAGCCGTCGCCTTCACAACCTTCGCCTTCCTCAAACTCCTCGACGCCGGCAACAAAGCCCAAAACTTCGCCGGCATAAAATCCCAAGTCCTCGTCACAACCTCCATAGCAGGCTACCTCCGCAACCCCCTGGGCTTCTCGGCTTACCCCATGACCAAAGCCGCCACGACGCACTTGGTTAAGAGCCTCTCTGGAGCCCTGGTACCATACTCCATCCGCGTGAACGGCATCGCACCAGGTCTCTTCCCTGGCGACTTGAGTGCGGGGATCACGAGGAGTAAGGGTGATCCGTGTGTTGAGGGGGCTTTTGAGAAGGGGTTCATTCCGGCGGAGCGGTTGGGGGCGACGAGTGATATGGCGGGGACGGTGTTGTATATGGCGAGTCCGGCGGGGGCGTATTTGAATGGGTGTGTTAATGTCGTGGATGGAGGGAGGATCGGGCAGATTGCTGGGACGTATTGA